A single window of Sulfurovum sp. UBA12169 DNA harbors:
- a CDS encoding transcriptional repressor: MTSYITLLKKSELKATFQRLHILEVVDKYGHMTIDEIYDKVIKVHPSLSVATIYKNIIIMVEKGVLVEVPIMGRKPKYELSKLDHIHMVCTQCGEVEDLSCTKEMNQILETLTKEVHFMLVKQQFNLYGICAHCQSKNVVQK; this comes from the coding sequence ATGACAAGCTACATAACACTTTTAAAGAAGAGTGAGCTTAAAGCAACATTTCAGCGGTTGCATATATTGGAAGTGGTAGATAAATACGGACATATGACAATAGATGAGATTTACGATAAGGTTATTAAAGTGCATCCTTCTCTTTCTGTGGCAACAATTTATAAAAATATCATTATCATGGTTGAAAAAGGCGTTTTGGTGGAAGTTCCTATTATGGGACGAAAGCCAAAATATGAATTGTCAAAACTTGATCATATCCATATGGTATGCACGCAATGCGGAGAGGTAGAAGATCTTTCTTGTACAAAGGAGATGAATCAAATCTTGGAGACACTTACAAAGGAAGTACATTTTATGCTAGTTAAGCAGCAATTCAACCTGTACGGCATTTGCGCCCATTGTCAATCTAAAAATGTTGTGCAAAAATAA
- a CDS encoding menaquinone biosynthesis decarboxylase, translating into MTDVVKWLKENGNLKIIEEPLDVELEIPHVAYIEVKKEDSRPLLFTKPVNKNKGIEYDIPVLMNIFANKEITQKIFGKHPDQIALGIDELMKLKPPRGIRAKLAMIPKLFALRNVFPKRLRGKGECQEIVYSKEEVDLDKLPILKTWEEDGGPFITMGQVYTQSIDGKTQNLGMYRLQQYDKKRLGMHWQIHKDASHFFDQYQNEGKKMPVTVAIGGDPLYIWCGQAPMPYGMFELLLYGFVRGKNAKTVKSLTNDIYIPRDVDVVIEGFVDPVKMKIEGPFGDHTGYYTLREPFPVMEVDTVTMKKNPVFQATVVGKPPLEDKYMGWATERIFLPMLKPMAPDLIDYNMPENGVFHNLILAKMKTLYKGHAQQFMHAFWGVGQMSFVKHAVFVGEKAPDLEESEKLIEHILNRLDKSKILITQGVVDHLDHSSPEQFVGGKLGIDATADEIDEGIEHPLDDSRLLERMQKIDETICEVKQYMIHTKTPVCFISVTKKESQKYVISKLHELKAHIKLLVIVDKENNALDNPYMLIWRVANNIDAQRDIVLEPFIAIDGTNKDKHDRHEREWPGDTFCTKEVLDRLQKKRVIDIDEAFIKKFGLLPFYE; encoded by the coding sequence ATGACGGATGTGGTGAAATGGTTGAAGGAAAATGGCAATTTAAAGATTATCGAAGAACCGCTGGATGTGGAACTTGAAATACCTCATGTGGCGTATATTGAGGTTAAAAAAGAGGATTCTAGGCCGTTGCTGTTTACCAAGCCTGTCAATAAAAACAAGGGTATCGAATATGATATCCCTGTTTTAATGAATATTTTTGCCAACAAGGAGATTACACAAAAAATCTTTGGCAAGCATCCTGATCAGATCGCTTTGGGGATCGATGAACTCATGAAACTGAAACCGCCTAGGGGCATTAGGGCAAAATTGGCGATGATTCCAAAGCTTTTTGCACTGAGAAATGTATTTCCAAAACGTTTAAGAGGCAAAGGGGAATGCCAGGAGATTGTGTATAGTAAAGAAGAGGTGGATTTGGATAAATTGCCTATTTTGAAAACCTGGGAAGAGGATGGCGGACCTTTTATAACTATGGGACAGGTTTACACGCAGAGCATTGATGGAAAAACGCAAAATCTTGGCATGTATCGTTTGCAGCAGTATGATAAAAAAAGACTCGGTATGCATTGGCAGATCCACAAAGATGCATCTCATTTTTTTGACCAGTATCAAAATGAAGGTAAAAAAATGCCCGTAACAGTTGCGATCGGAGGTGATCCGCTTTATATCTGGTGCGGACAGGCTCCCATGCCCTATGGCATGTTCGAACTTTTACTTTATGGTTTTGTGCGAGGCAAAAATGCAAAGACGGTCAAGTCACTTACAAACGATATCTATATCCCTCGCGATGTGGATGTAGTGATTGAGGGATTTGTTGATCCTGTCAAGATGAAGATTGAAGGGCCGTTTGGCGATCATACCGGATATTATACGCTTAGAGAACCTTTTCCTGTTATGGAAGTAGATACCGTTACTATGAAGAAAAACCCTGTTTTCCAAGCAACAGTGGTAGGCAAGCCTCCTTTGGAGGATAAATATATGGGATGGGCTACAGAGCGTATCTTTCTTCCGATGCTTAAACCTATGGCGCCCGATCTTATAGACTACAATATGCCCGAAAATGGAGTTTTTCATAATCTTATCCTTGCAAAGATGAAGACTCTCTACAAGGGTCATGCACAGCAATTTATGCATGCGTTTTGGGGAGTAGGGCAGATGAGTTTTGTAAAACATGCTGTTTTTGTGGGAGAAAAAGCACCAGATTTGGAAGAAAGCGAAAAACTTATCGAACACATACTTAACAGACTAGATAAGAGTAAGATTCTTATCACCCAGGGGGTTGTAGATCACCTTGATCATTCTTCGCCAGAACAGTTTGTGGGCGGTAAGCTGGGGATAGATGCCACTGCAGATGAGATAGACGAAGGAATAGAGCACCCCCTGGATGACAGCCGGCTTCTAGAGAGGATGCAAAAAATAGATGAAACCATCTGTGAAGTCAAACAGTACATGATACATACAAAAACGCCGGTATGCTTTATCTCGGTAACAAAAAAAGAATCTCAAAAATATGTGATCTCAAAATTGCATGAGCTTAAGGCGCATATTAAACTTTTAGTAATTGTGGATAAGGAAAACAATGCTTTGGATAATCCTTACATGCTTATTTGGAGGGTTGCCAACAACATAGATGCACAAAGAGATATCGTGCTTGAGCCTTTTATTGCCATAGACGGAACAAATAAAGACAAGCATGACCGCCATGAAAGAGAGTGGCCGGGCGATACTTTTTGTACCAAAGAAGTTTTAGACAGGCTGCAGAAAAAAAGGGTGATTGATATCGATGAGGCATTTATTAAAAAATTTGGATTATTGCCATTTTATGAATAA
- a CDS encoding YggS family pyridoxal phosphate-dependent enzyme, whose protein sequence is MGELMQILDKEQLRKNLDEVIWNIERARISVSEHHIVKLVTVAKYTAVENIHTLYELGQRAFGENQVQQLKERMLALKELPLEWHMIGTLQKNKINNLIDLHPSLMQSLDSIDLAIELNKRLGAKAQTMHCLLQINSANEKSKSGFLAQQAIDAYQQIKESCPHIALKGIMSIGAHSDDNAIIQKSFETTYRIFDDLKKEGATVCSMGMSEDYELAIKCGSNLVRVGSALFKS, encoded by the coding sequence ATGGGGGAATTAATGCAAATACTAGACAAGGAACAGCTTAGAAAAAATCTGGATGAAGTCATCTGGAATATTGAGCGGGCACGTATCAGTGTTAGCGAACACCACATTGTTAAACTGGTAACAGTCGCGAAATATACGGCGGTTGAAAATATTCACACACTTTATGAATTGGGACAGAGAGCATTTGGCGAAAATCAGGTTCAGCAACTCAAAGAACGTATGCTGGCACTAAAAGAGCTGCCTCTTGAATGGCATATGATAGGCACACTTCAAAAAAACAAGATTAACAACCTCATAGACCTTCATCCAAGCCTGATGCAGTCGCTTGACAGTATAGATTTGGCTATAGAGCTCAACAAAAGACTGGGAGCCAAAGCACAAACAATGCACTGCCTCCTTCAAATCAACAGTGCAAACGAAAAGAGCAAATCAGGATTTTTAGCACAACAAGCTATCGACGCATATCAGCAGATCAAAGAAAGCTGTCCGCATATCGCCCTTAAAGGCATCATGAGCATCGGCGCACACAGCGATGACAATGCCATCATTCAAAAAAGTTTTGAAACAACATACCGCATCTTTGATGATTTAAAAAAAGAGGGAGCGACTGTCTGCTCGATGGGTATGAGCGAAGATTATGAATTGGCCATTAAATGCGGATCAAATCTGGTGCGTGTCGGTTCAGCGCTCTTTAAATCATAG
- a CDS encoding RIP metalloprotease RseP, producing MSFIVALLVLSALVFFHELGHFAAARFLGVHVEVFSIGFGKKLYSKMIGKTQWSISAIPLGGYVKMKGQDDADPAKSSYDTDSYSSKQPWQRIIILLAGPFANFFLAFFLYFAIANLGVPKLLPYVGEISQGTPAHKAGLQKNDKIISVNEQEIGYWEEIGRQINESTGDVVLEVERNYQIVTLWLAPKRIEDKNIFGETVTRRIIGISPSGKQATVYFGLIDGVAYAWEETKKASLLIIQSVQKLLTGVVGADQVGGVITIVDVTAQASHAGLTSLLFFAALISVNLGVLNLLPIPALDGGHIIFNLYEWIRKKAPSEIVMYRMTIAGWGILLGLMLLGLYNDINRLWGN from the coding sequence ATGAGTTTTATTGTGGCACTTTTAGTTTTATCGGCATTGGTATTTTTCCACGAATTGGGGCACTTTGCCGCTGCACGCTTTTTGGGTGTGCATGTAGAGGTTTTTAGTATCGGATTTGGTAAAAAACTGTATTCAAAAATGATAGGCAAAACCCAGTGGAGCATTTCTGCCATTCCTCTGGGCGGTTATGTGAAAATGAAAGGGCAAGATGATGCTGATCCCGCCAAGAGCAGCTATGATACAGACAGCTACAGCAGCAAACAGCCTTGGCAACGCATCATTATTTTGCTTGCAGGGCCTTTTGCAAACTTTTTTTTAGCTTTTTTTCTCTATTTTGCCATCGCCAATCTTGGCGTGCCCAAACTTTTACCTTATGTGGGAGAGATAAGCCAAGGCACTCCGGCCCATAAGGCAGGACTTCAAAAAAATGACAAAATTATCAGTGTTAACGAACAAGAGATTGGATACTGGGAAGAGATCGGCCGACAAATCAATGAAAGCACCGGCGATGTTGTATTGGAAGTCGAACGAAATTATCAAATAGTTACTCTCTGGCTTGCTCCAAAACGTATCGAAGATAAGAATATTTTTGGCGAAACTGTTACCAGACGTATTATCGGTATCAGTCCTTCAGGAAAACAAGCAACGGTTTATTTTGGACTTATTGATGGAGTAGCCTATGCCTGGGAGGAGACCAAAAAAGCCAGCCTGCTCATTATACAAAGCGTACAAAAACTGCTAACCGGCGTAGTGGGGGCAGACCAAGTGGGGGGAGTCATCACCATTGTAGATGTGACGGCACAAGCAAGCCATGCGGGATTGACTTCGCTTCTGTTTTTTGCTGCGCTTATTTCGGTCAATTTGGGCGTACTCAATCTGCTTCCGATCCCTGCACTTGACGGCGGGCACATTATATTTAATCTTTACGAATGGATCCGCAAAAAAGCGCCCAGTGAAATTGTCATGTATCGTATGACGATTGCAGGATGGGGCATTTTGCTTGGGCTTATGCTGCTTGGACTATATAATGATATCAACAGATTATGGGGGAATTAA
- a CDS encoding iron transporter, whose protein sequence is MLLSQLHKGDRAQIVKINANKILKDRFVSFGIIPGETLAVKTCSMAKQTMEIEIEGTHIALRAVEANKIEIIKL, encoded by the coding sequence ATGTTACTTAGTCAATTACACAAAGGGGACCGGGCGCAAATAGTTAAAATTAACGCAAACAAAATACTCAAAGATCGTTTTGTTTCGTTTGGCATCATACCCGGCGAAACACTCGCTGTTAAAACATGTTCTATGGCAAAACAAACCATGGAGATAGAGATAGAAGGCACACATATTGCCCTAAGAGCCGTAGAAGCCAATAAAATAGAAATTATCAAACTATAA
- a CDS encoding peroxidase has protein sequence MLVTKKAPDFTATAVLADGSIVEDFNLMNNLGEKGAVLFFYPLDFTFVCPSEIIAFSHRIEEFKSRDINVIGVSVDSQFSHFAWRETPVEKGGIGRVKFPLVADLSKQISRDYDVLFGESVALRGSFLIDADGTVRHAVINDLPLGRNIDEMIRMADAMIFTNEHGEVCPAGWAKGEEGMKASTQGVAEYLEKHAEEL, from the coding sequence ATGTTAGTTACAAAAAAAGCTCCGGATTTTACAGCAACAGCTGTACTTGCAGATGGATCAATTGTAGAAGATTTTAATCTTATGAATAATCTTGGTGAAAAAGGTGCGGTTCTTTTTTTCTATCCGTTGGATTTTACTTTTGTGTGTCCTTCGGAAATTATTGCATTTTCTCACCGAATTGAAGAATTCAAAAGCAGGGACATCAACGTAATCGGTGTTTCTGTGGATAGCCAGTTTTCTCACTTTGCATGGAGAGAGACTCCTGTAGAAAAAGGAGGTATCGGAAGGGTAAAATTCCCACTTGTTGCCGATCTTAGCAAGCAAATTTCAAGAGATTATGATGTACTCTTTGGTGAGTCTGTTGCGTTGAGAGGCTCATTTCTTATTGATGCTGACGGTACGGTCAGACATGCGGTAATCAATGATCTTCCTCTTGGCAGAAATATTGATGAAATGATCAGAATGGCAGATGCAATGATCTTTACAAATGAACACGGTGAAGTATGTCCGGCCGGTTGGGCCAAAGGAGAAGAGGGTATGAAAGCAAGTACCCAAGGGGTTGCAGAGTACTTAGAGAAACACGCAGAAGAACTATAA
- a CDS encoding hydroxymethylbilane synthase, which yields MEKLIIATRASDLALWQAYHIKERIENTFPHVKVELNKITSQGDKILDKPLALIGGKGHFTKELEDEMLAGKADLAVHSLKDVPTYIPEGLELVAITQRQDQSDVFLSHRYDSLKELPKGAIVGTTSLRRRMQLLQKRPDLKVKDLRGNVNTRLRKLKEGQYDAIILAYIGLHRLDLLKDIPYVQKLDFMIPPMGQAALGIEIISSNENVRQIAMTLNDEKSFLCTKLERDFVSKIGAGCSAPVAVNAVIEGDTMTIRSMLGYPDGTHIMQEELSAPLLACDSLGDHLAERMIANGALEILSKAEEIAFKEEMPQRL from the coding sequence ATGGAAAAATTAATTATAGCAACCAGGGCAAGTGATCTTGCATTATGGCAGGCATATCATATCAAAGAAAGAATAGAAAATACGTTTCCCCATGTGAAAGTAGAACTCAATAAGATCACTTCACAGGGAGACAAAATCTTGGATAAGCCATTGGCACTGATTGGAGGAAAAGGACATTTCACCAAAGAGCTTGAGGATGAAATGCTTGCAGGAAAAGCAGACCTTGCCGTACATTCGCTCAAAGATGTTCCCACCTATATTCCTGAGGGTTTGGAGCTTGTGGCTATTACGCAGCGTCAAGATCAGAGCGATGTTTTTTTGTCACATCGTTATGATAGTCTAAAAGAACTTCCGAAGGGTGCCATTGTAGGCACCACAAGCTTAAGAAGACGTATGCAGCTTTTGCAAAAACGTCCGGATCTAAAAGTAAAAGATTTGCGAGGTAATGTTAATACAAGATTAAGAAAACTCAAAGAGGGTCAATATGACGCTATTATACTTGCTTATATAGGACTTCATAGACTTGATCTGCTTAAAGATATTCCTTATGTTCAAAAATTGGATTTTATGATACCCCCTATGGGGCAGGCAGCCCTAGGCATAGAAATTATAAGTTCCAACGAGAACGTGCGCCAGATCGCTATGACGCTCAATGATGAAAAAAGTTTTCTTTGCACCAAATTAGAAAGAGACTTTGTCTCCAAGATAGGCGCGGGATGTTCTGCTCCTGTGGCAGTAAATGCAGTGATAGAGGGGGATACCATGACAATAAGGTCTATGCTTGGTTATCCCGATGGTACACATATCATGCAAGAAGAGCTTTCCGCACCGCTTTTGGCATGCGATAGCTTAGGAGATCATCTTGCAGAGCGGATGATTGCAAATGGTGCCCTGGAAATACTTTCAAAAGCTGAAGAGATTGCCTTTAAGGAAGAGATGCCCCAAAGGCTTTAA
- the feoB gene encoding ferrous iron transport protein B, with product MKPIIVALAGQPNVGKSSLINAISNAKLKVGNFPGVTVDKIEVSFRICDEIECKDFDVRIIDLPGAYSLTDYTIEEKVTKSFLLSDEYDIIVNVVDATNLQRNLLFTTQLLETGKKVIVVLNMIDEAKKEGIEIDEKQLSKILGVPCIKTSATTKEGVEALKHAIVKAYQTKSISAKVIYSDPIEEEIAQITSFLVEKKYQSTMPLRQLAVRLLQENKEVYKKMHDEPIWIELLPTIREALSHIYLHNETKDLEQIFADEHFAFAKGAKMEVMSVKSMKAKNLTQKIDNLLINKFLGIPLFLFFMWGLFQLTFELGSLPMDYIDTVFVWLGEQTKNILGEGILGSLIADGAIAGVGAVVMFLPNIVILFIGIALLETTGYMSRVAFLLDGFFHKFGLHGKSFIPLVTGFGCSVPAYMAARALKNEKDRLITLFIIGFMSCGARLPIYVLFAGAFFAEDEAGSILFLIYISGAILGLFAAKALKLFVFKGEDEPFVMEMPKYRLPSLKLIWHTVYGQAKSYLKKAGTFILAASMLIWFASNYPKNEALEEAYAAKIELAADEAAKTQLSNELTSKLLEESYLGRIGHATAPFFAPLGFDWRMSIALEAGLAAKEVVVSTLGVLYALGDDVDEGNKGLVAQIKANIPFASAIAFIVFVMIYLPCLAASMVFAKEAGGWKYLLYLFVMTTSTAWILSFIAYRVTLLII from the coding sequence ATGAAACCAATTATAGTGGCGCTTGCGGGGCAACCTAATGTCGGCAAAAGCTCCCTGATCAATGCCATCTCTAATGCCAAACTAAAAGTAGGCAACTTTCCGGGTGTTACTGTCGATAAAATAGAAGTTTCTTTTAGAATATGTGATGAAATCGAGTGTAAAGATTTTGACGTAAGAATCATAGATTTACCCGGTGCATACTCTTTGACAGACTATACGATAGAAGAAAAAGTCACTAAAAGCTTCTTGCTTAGTGACGAGTACGACATCATAGTAAATGTTGTAGATGCAACCAATCTGCAAAGAAATCTTCTTTTTACAACGCAACTTCTTGAAACAGGTAAAAAGGTGATTGTAGTTCTCAATATGATCGATGAAGCTAAAAAAGAAGGAATTGAAATCGATGAAAAGCAGCTCTCAAAGATCCTTGGAGTTCCTTGCATCAAAACAAGTGCAACAACCAAAGAAGGGGTTGAAGCGCTAAAGCATGCCATTGTCAAAGCCTATCAAACAAAAAGCATATCAGCAAAGGTGATTTACAGTGATCCTATCGAAGAAGAGATCGCACAAATCACATCTTTTCTTGTTGAAAAAAAATATCAAAGCACTATGCCGTTAAGACAACTTGCCGTAAGACTTTTACAAGAAAACAAAGAAGTCTACAAAAAAATGCACGATGAACCTATTTGGATCGAACTTCTGCCGACAATCAGAGAAGCGTTAAGCCATATCTATCTACACAATGAAACCAAAGATTTGGAACAGATTTTTGCAGATGAACATTTTGCTTTTGCCAAAGGTGCCAAGATGGAGGTAATGTCGGTCAAGTCCATGAAAGCTAAAAATTTGACACAAAAGATAGACAACCTGCTTATCAATAAATTTTTAGGTATTCCTTTGTTTCTTTTCTTTATGTGGGGGCTTTTTCAGCTTACTTTCGAATTGGGTTCACTGCCTATGGATTATATTGATACTGTTTTTGTTTGGCTGGGAGAGCAAACAAAAAACATACTTGGCGAAGGCATTTTGGGATCATTAATCGCAGATGGTGCCATCGCCGGAGTGGGTGCCGTTGTAATGTTTTTGCCCAATATTGTGATTCTTTTTATTGGTATCGCATTGCTTGAAACTACAGGCTACATGAGTCGGGTTGCTTTTTTGCTTGATGGTTTTTTTCATAAATTTGGACTTCACGGAAAAAGTTTTATCCCCTTGGTAACAGGTTTTGGATGCTCTGTTCCGGCCTACATGGCAGCTAGAGCCTTGAAAAATGAAAAAGACAGACTCATAACACTCTTTATCATTGGATTCATGAGTTGCGGAGCCAGACTGCCTATCTATGTGCTTTTTGCGGGAGCTTTTTTTGCAGAAGATGAAGCAGGAAGCATCTTGTTTCTTATTTATATTTCCGGCGCGATTTTAGGATTGTTTGCAGCAAAAGCGTTAAAACTTTTTGTGTTTAAAGGAGAAGATGAACCTTTTGTTATGGAGATGCCAAAATACCGCTTGCCCTCTTTAAAACTTATTTGGCACACCGTATACGGACAGGCCAAAAGCTATCTCAAAAAAGCAGGGACTTTCATTTTGGCAGCTTCCATGCTGATCTGGTTTGCAAGCAATTATCCCAAAAACGAGGCCTTAGAAGAGGCCTATGCCGCCAAGATAGAACTGGCAGCAGACGAAGCAGCCAAGACACAGCTTAGCAACGAACTTACAAGCAAACTGCTCGAAGAAAGTTATCTGGGGCGGATCGGTCATGCAACAGCCCCATTTTTTGCTCCGCTTGGATTTGACTGGCGCATGTCGATTGCACTTGAAGCAGGACTTGCAGCAAAAGAAGTGGTTGTTTCTACGCTTGGGGTACTCTACGCATTGGGCGATGACGTGGACGAAGGAAACAAAGGCCTTGTGGCACAAATCAAAGCCAATATACCTTTTGCTTCAGCCATAGCCTTTATCGTATTTGTAATGATTTACTTGCCTTGTTTGGCTGCATCCATGGTTTTCGCAAAAGAAGCAGGCGGATGGAAATATCTGCTTTACTTGTTTGTGATGACTACCTCAACGGCATGGATATTGAGCTTTATTGCATATCGTGTTACATTATTAATCATCTAG